Within the Mycobacterium gordonae genome, the region TTCTCCGCCCGCCCGGCGCGGGAGGCCGCACTGCGCTGGCTGCGGGAAGTCGGCGCCGAGGACCTGGCCGACCGCAGGCCACGCCAGCTCTCCGGCGGGCAGGCCCAGCGCGTCGCCATCGCCCGGGCTCTGGCCGCCGAACCCGAGCTGTTGCTGCTCGACGAACCGCTGACCGGGCTCGATGTGGCAGCGGCGGCGTCGATACGAGCGGTGTTGCGCGACGTGGTCGGGCGCACGGGTTGCGCGGTCGTCCTGATCACGCATGACCTGCTGGATGTGTTCGCCCTGGCCGATCGGGTGATGGTCCTCGAATCCGGGAATATTGCCGAGATCGGGCGGGTGGCCGAGATACTGGCCGCACCGACGAGTCATTTCGGAGCCCGAATCGCGGGCGTGAACCTGGTCAGCGGCACCATCGGAGCCGACGGGGCGCTGCACAGCCGGTCCGGGCTGCACTGGCACGGCACCGCCGGTGCGGAGTTCGCGGTAGGCCAGCAAGCTGTTGCGGTGTTCGCGCCGGCCAGTGTGGCCGTCTACCCGGAGCCACCGCACGGCAGTCCACGCAACACCGTCGAGGTGACGGTGGCCGAGCTGGATGTTCGCGGCCCGGGGGTACTCGTGCGCGGGGCGGAGCAAGCCGACGGAGCACCCGGGCTGGCCGCCAGCATCACCCCGGACGCAGCGGCGGAGCTGGAGCTGGCGCCGGGCGTGCGGGTTTTCTTCAGCGTCAAAGCCGCCGAAGTTTCGTTGCATCCCGTGCCTGGCCGGACCCCGCAGCCCTGACCTTCTTTCCAGACATGCCTTCTCGAAAGCCGGGCCTTCCTTGCTTCGCGGCGCTGACACGGTAGGTTCGTCGCCATGTACCAGGTGGACCCGAACCCGTCACGCCGCAAGGGAT harbors:
- a CDS encoding sulfate/molybdate ABC transporter ATP-binding protein, producing the protein MSELHLSAVVADRGLDLEFSMAAGEVLALLGPNGAGKSTTLHVIAGLVRPDAGVVRLGDRVLTDTAAGVQVPTHDRRVGLLLQDPLLFPHLPVVANVAFGPRSRRTFSARPAREAALRWLREVGAEDLADRRPRQLSGGQAQRVAIARALAAEPELLLLDEPLTGLDVAAAASIRAVLRDVVGRTGCAVVLITHDLLDVFALADRVMVLESGNIAEIGRVAEILAAPTSHFGARIAGVNLVSGTIGADGALHSRSGLHWHGTAGAEFAVGQQAVAVFAPASVAVYPEPPHGSPRNTVEVTVAELDVRGPGVLVRGAEQADGAPGLAASITPDAAAELELAPGVRVFFSVKAAEVSLHPVPGRTPQP